One Alphaproteobacteria bacterium genomic window, GCGATCTGGGACGTGAATTCGTTCGACCAGTGGGGCGTGGAGCTGGGCAAGCAGCTGGCCGGCGCACTGCTGCCGATGGTCAAGGGCGAGGCGGCGGACACGGGCAAGGATGGCTCGACCCGCGGGCTGCTGGCCCGCATCCGCGCGCTCAGTGACTGACCTGGTGCGCCTGGAACAGCTTGCCCCGTTCGGTCAGCAGCACCGAGATCAGCGTCAGCACGCTGAGCACCGTGAAGCCGATCATCAGCGGGCGGATGCCGCCGTCGAACGACTGGCTGACCACGGCACCGAGCACCGCGCCGGCGATGGTCGTGTAGAAGCCGATGAACGATGAGCCGATGCCGGCCATGTGGCCGAGCGGCTCCATCGCCAGCGAATTGAAGTTGGGCATCACCAGGCCGAAGCAGTAGAACAGCACCACCAGGAACCCGATGAACACGGCCAGCGGCGGGTGGTCCGGAAAGCCGATCGCGGCGAACACCGCGCAGGCGACCACCAGCGCCACGCTGGCGGCGTGCGAGATCCGCCGCATGCCGACCCGCTCGACGAAGCGGACGTTGGTGATGCTGGCCAGGATCATGGTCGCGGCGATCGAGCCGAACACCAGCGGGAAGTCGCTGCCCAGCGCATAGGCGTCGACGAACACCTGCTCGGCGCTGCTGATATAGGCGATCAGGCAGCCGAAGATGAAGCCGGTGGCGACGGTGTAGCCCAGGGTCTGGCGGTCCGCGACCAGCAGCTTCACCGCGCTGGCCAGGGCCACCCACGACAGCGGCCGCCGATTCTCCGGCGCCAGCGTCTCCGGCAGCCGCAGC contains:
- a CDS encoding multidrug effflux MFS transporter, which produces MHEPVAIAQRAAPRFTEFVALVALMMAMTALSIDIMLVALPEIGAWYALTDPNAQQYVIVAYMIGFALGQPLYGPLSDRFGRKPVLYFGMGLFILGTVAAVLAPGYAVMLLARGLQGFGSASARVIGVAITRDLFVGRGMSRVMSFVMMVFMIVPIVAPSLGSAILTVGDWRWVFLSLLIGAVVLVGWTWLRLPETLAPENRRPLSWVALASAVKLLVADRQTLGYTVATGFIFGCLIAYISSAEQVFVDAYALGSDFPLVFGSIAATMILASITNVRFVERVGMRRISHAASVALVVACAVFAAIGFPDHPPLAVFIGFLVVLFYCFGLVMPNFNSLAMEPLGHMAGIGSSFIGFYTTIAGAVLGAVVSQSFDGGIRPLMIGFTVLSVLTLISVLLTERGKLFQAHQVSH